In Chloroflexota bacterium, the genomic window TCACCTCATCCCCATTGCTGGCGGCCTCGCACGATCCTGGCTTCCCGTTGGCGGTCGCCAGCGCGGCGCTTATCTGGCTGGGCTACCTCATCTCGCTGGTATCTCCCTATCAGGGATGGCACATCACCCTGCGCCCCGCGCGGGAAAGCACCCGGGTCATCTGGCGGATCGTGTCCCTGGAGGGTGCTCCTATCCCGCCAACGCCGCCGGGAAGCCAACGGTCCCATCCCAACCGTCGGGCTGCCCACATCATCAAAGCGACCAGCGGGATCTGCATGATCGCCGCCGGATGGCTGGCAGCTTCCTTCTGGTGGAACCAACGTATGACAGGCCAGTACTGGACGAGGGGGATCGGATGGGTCCTGCCCTTGGCGCTGACCCTGCTCGCCCTGGCCTGGCACTCCTGGATGCAATCCTCCATGGAGGAGACGACCCAACCATGACCTCGCAAGAGAGCGCTCCCAGGCGTCCGATCACCATTGGCGTGGCCGGGGGGACCGGCTCCGGCAAGACGACCATCGCCCACGCGATCCTGAAGCGGGTGGGGTGGCATCGCATCGCCTACCTGCAACACGACGCGTACTATCACGACGCCAGCAACCTGCCGCCGGAGGAGCGCGCCAAGCTCAACTTCGACCACCCCGACGCGCTGGACAATGCCCTGCTCGCACAACACATTCGAGACCTCCAGGCCGGACGCCCGGTGGAGGTCCCCATCTACGACTTCACCACCCACACCCGCAAACCCGAGACCCGCCGCGTGAACCCGGAGCCGGTGATCCTGGTGGAGGGCATCCTGATCTTCGCGGAGCCTATGCTGCGCGACCTGATGGACATTAAGATCTTCGTAGACACCGACTCCGATCTGCGCTTCATCCGCCGGCTGCAGCGGGATATCCGAGAGCGGGGCCGGACGGTCGAGTCGGTGATCGAGCAATACCTGAGCACGGTCCGCCCCATGCATCTGGAGTTCGTCGAGCCCTCCAAACGCTACGCGGATATCATCATCCCGGAAGGCGGGTTCAACGAGGTGGCGCTCGACATGGTGGTCGCTCGGATCCGGGCGCTGCTGGGGATGACGGCCGAGGACGTGTGAACGTGATGCGGGGGCGGCAGGCCATCTCGCTGGCGATCCTGCTCCTCGCTTTCGCTCTGTGGTGCGGGCGTCTGAACCGCCCCTCGTTCTGGATCGACGAGCAGATCGCGGCGGAGATCGCCGGCGAGCCTGATGTGAAAAGCGTGTGGCAGAGCGTGGCACGCCGGGAACGCCGTCCCCCGGGCTATCACCTGCTGCTCTTCGCCTGGCGCCACGCCGCCGGAGACACCGATTTCGCCCTGCGCTATCCCTCGGCCGCGGCCGGCGTGCTGGCCCTGGCCGTGACCATGCGACTGGCACGGCGCTGGATGGGACGGCGGGCGGCTCTCGGATGTGGGATCCTGACCGCCGGATCCGCCTTCCTGGCCCTATACGTGCCCATGGCCCGCTACTACAGCCTGGTATGGCTGCTGGCCGCGAGCTCTTGGCTCACCCTCGAGCGCTGGCTGGCCGGAAGACGGGCCTGGTGGGCATATGCGGCGACCACCCTGGCGCTGATGTACACCGACCCCGCCATTATCCCGGTCCTGATCGGGCAGGGAATCCGTCTGTACGCCAGGAGGCGAGGGCAGCGGCGAGCGTGGGCGCTTACCGTGCTGGCGCTGGGGCTGGCCACGTTCCCCTGGTGGCACCTCCTCCGCCGCCAGGCGAGCCGTGATCTGCTCCGAGCCGATCTGTCCGGCACGATCACGGGCATCCTGCTGCGCCTGAGCACCCCCTGGTACGTGTGGACGGTCGGCGAGGCCACGCTCCCCTGGCAGGGGATCGCCTGGCTGGGCCTGTTGGCAGGTGGCCTGCTCATTCTGGCGGCCATCAGGCAGCCGCGTCCCCGCGCCGCGCTGGCGCTGGGAGTGCTCGTGCCCCTGGGATTCACCATCGGCCTGACCGAGATCGTAGCTCCCGACATCACCTTCCTCAACACGGCCAGCCGGGCCTTGTACGCCGCGCCCGCCCTCTACCTCGTATGGGGAGCAGGGCTCATGCGGGTTCGCCGTCCTTTCCGGCTGACGCTGGCGGCCGCCCTGGTCGCGACGAACCTGGTCGGCCTGATCCACCTGTGGACGGGGCGAGATCTCCTGAATCCCATCTACGCCGTTCCCTCGCGGGAGATCGCCGCCCAGGTGGCCGAGAGCGCGCACCCCGGCGACCTGTTCCTGGCGGATCGAGACACCGTCGTGCAGCGCTACTGGCCTGCGACTCATCCCGTCCCCCTGATCGCCAGCCGCTCCCCCCAGGCGCTGAGGGCGCTTCGCACACGTCCCTCCCATGTCTGGCTGCTCACGCTCAACCGGGACCGAACCCGTCCCCTGGCGCCCAGGGAGGCGATCCAACAGCTGGAACGGAGCTACCGGCGCGTCGCTGAATGGAAATATGTCCCCCTGGATCCGACCTATCGAAAGGTGAAGGCTCGAGTGCTTAGACGTCCGGCCTACACGCACAAGGCCGTTCTCTCCCTATACGAGGCTCCCGATGCACATCGTGATTGACGCTCGTACGGTCACGCCTCACTTCCCCGGGATCGGGCGCTACGTCTCGAACCTGCTGCGCGCTCTGCCCCCGATCATGGCCCCAGGAGAGCAGCTCACCCTGCTTACCCTGAGCGATGTCCCCACCGCCCACGAAAGGGCCGTCCGAGTTCGGGGAGGGCCGTTCTCCCTGCGCCAGCAATGGGAGGTGCCCCGCGCGCTGAGTCGGCTCCGGGCGGACGTCTATCACAGCACGTACTTCCTGATGCCCTACCGCCCGGGCGTCCCCACCGTGCTCACCGTATACGACCTGATCCCGATCCTCTACCCGGAGGCCGTGTCCAGACGCGCCCGGTGGTTGTTCCCCCACCTGCTCCGGCTGGCACTACGCGCCGCCCACCGGGTGATCGCCATCTCCACGGCGACGAAGAAAGATTTATGTCGAGTTACGGGAGTCCCCGAGAGCAGGATTGACGTGATCCCGCTGGCGCCGGATCCCCGATTCGTCCCCCAACCCGGGCCGATGATCGCCCACCTGCGAGAGCGGCTGGGGCTTCCCCCTCGATATGCGCTCTACGTGGGCAGCAACAAGCCCCATAAGAACCTGGTGCGCCTGATCGAGGCGTGGGGGCTGGTCTCGAAGACGCCGGAGGCGGCCGGGTGGGCGCTGGTCATCGCCGGGGTTTGGGATCCCCGCTACCCGGAGGCCCGCCAGCGCGCCCGGACGCTCGGGTTGCAGGACCAGGTGCGGTTCCTGGGACCCGTGGACGAGGCCGATTTGCCAGCCCTGTACGGGGGCGCCGAGCTCTTCGTCTTCCCATCGTTGTACGAGGGGTTCGGGTTACCGGTATTGGAGGCGATGGCGTGCGGCGCGCCGGTCGTCTGCTCAGATCGCGCCAGTTTGCCCGAGGTGGCCGGGGACGCCGCCCTGTTGGTGGATCCCACGGACGCGGAAGCGCTGGCCGGGGCGATCACAAGGCTGCTGACCGATGAGGGCCTGCGCCAGGAGATGCGCCGACGGGCGTTGGCGCGCGCGGCCGAATTCTCCTGGGAGCGAACGGCCTGCATGACGCTCGC contains:
- the udk gene encoding uridine kinase — translated: MTSQESAPRRPITIGVAGGTGSGKTTIAHAILKRVGWHRIAYLQHDAYYHDASNLPPEERAKLNFDHPDALDNALLAQHIRDLQAGRPVEVPIYDFTTHTRKPETRRVNPEPVILVEGILIFAEPMLRDLMDIKIFVDTDSDLRFIRRLQRDIRERGRTVESVIEQYLSTVRPMHLEFVEPSKRYADIIIPEGGFNEVALDMVVARIRALLGMTAEDV
- a CDS encoding glycosyltransferase family 39 protein, which encodes MNVMRGRQAISLAILLLAFALWCGRLNRPSFWIDEQIAAEIAGEPDVKSVWQSVARRERRPPGYHLLLFAWRHAAGDTDFALRYPSAAAGVLALAVTMRLARRWMGRRAALGCGILTAGSAFLALYVPMARYYSLVWLLAASSWLTLERWLAGRRAWWAYAATTLALMYTDPAIIPVLIGQGIRLYARRRGQRRAWALTVLALGLATFPWWHLLRRQASRDLLRADLSGTITGILLRLSTPWYVWTVGEATLPWQGIAWLGLLAGGLLILAAIRQPRPRAALALGVLVPLGFTIGLTEIVAPDITFLNTASRALYAAPALYLVWGAGLMRVRRPFRLTLAAALVATNLVGLIHLWTGRDLLNPIYAVPSREIAAQVAESAHPGDLFLADRDTVVQRYWPATHPVPLIASRSPQALRALRTRPSHVWLLTLNRDRTRPLAPREAIQQLERSYRRVAEWKYVPLDPTYRKVKARVLRRPAYTHKAVLSLYEAPDAHRD
- a CDS encoding glycosyltransferase family 4 protein, whose amino-acid sequence is MHIVIDARTVTPHFPGIGRYVSNLLRALPPIMAPGEQLTLLTLSDVPTAHERAVRVRGGPFSLRQQWEVPRALSRLRADVYHSTYFLMPYRPGVPTVLTVYDLIPILYPEAVSRRARWLFPHLLRLALRAAHRVIAISTATKKDLCRVTGVPESRIDVIPLAPDPRFVPQPGPMIAHLRERLGLPPRYALYVGSNKPHKNLVRLIEAWGLVSKTPEAAGWALVIAGVWDPRYPEARQRARTLGLQDQVRFLGPVDEADLPALYGGAELFVFPSLYEGFGLPVLEAMACGAPVVCSDRASLPEVAGDAALLVDPTDAEALAGAITRLLTDEGLRQEMRRRALARAAEFSWERTACMTLAVYRAMAS